In one Magallana gigas chromosome 9, xbMagGiga1.1, whole genome shotgun sequence genomic region, the following are encoded:
- the LOC136271543 gene encoding uncharacterized protein: MMLAPSRIYYSQDSISNKFGKSTKHAGVLIGETLDKLLTGECSIHDIKTIQVLFRNGRYLTADNRRLWIFKKLEELGECTEIPIRMTRYINPQKNVTGSTIRVRGNPGGHLWRTWNDRPSSSTERNSDLSESDNQLLMSLPRMSLSSEVTKRLPPSKLYYSESHIRCQLPELVKDIKMICNGQFPYTGVELKVYQYDDKYCALDNEMLWKLRVGEKFQKCSYIKFHVVAIPSCTSNSYFSEELHIESERSSFFFDFSQTIRELPTLETVHLELSKISYSASFIPDHYNGKSIVSSLADFMENQEALLVVKNGDTLYTLENRKLWIHKQISKIKRQPQKITVHIKMEMDSNMLRYFTSNFISPHSTAVKFMEVYPHLDHEKTFFDFLQRDDY; this comes from the coding sequence ATGATGCTGGCACCCTCTCGGATTtactacagccaggactctatttcaaataaatttggGAAAAGCACTAAACATGCTGGAGTACTGATAGGTGAAACTTTGGACAAACTTTTGACTGGAGAATGTAGTATTCATGACATTAAGACCATACAAGTTTTATTTCGCAATGGCAGATATTTAACGGCGGACAATAGAAGATtgtggatttttaaaaagcttgAAGAACTTGGGGAATGCACGGAGATTCCTATACGTATGACGCGTTATATCAATCCTCAAAAGAACGTCACTGGATCAACAATTAGAGTTAGAGGAAATCCAGGGGGTCATTTGTGGCGGACATGGAATGACCGTCCATCTTCATCCACCGAGCGAAATTCCGATCTTTCTGAATCTGATAACCAATTGCTGATGAGTTTACCCAGAATGTCTTTATCCTCTGAAGTGACAAAACGTTTACCCCCATCGAAATTGTATTATAGTGAATCGCATATTCGATGCCAATTACCTGAGCTGgtaaaagatattaaaatgaTATGCAATGGTCAATTTCCATATACAGGTGTTGAATTGAAAGTCTATCAGTATGATGATAAATACTGTGCTTTAGACAATGAAATGCTGTGGAAGTTACGCGTGGgagagaaatttcaaaaatgctcttatataaaatttcacgTTGTTGCTATACCAAGTTGTACGAGCAATTCATATTTCTCGGAGGAATTACATATTGAAAGTGAAAGGagttcttttttctttgatttttctcaaaCCATTAGAGAGCTGCCAACTTTAGAAACAGTACACCTTGAATTATCCAAAATTTCATATAGTGCTTCTTTTATACCGGATCATTATAATGGGAAGTCAATTGTTTCATCACTGGCTGATTTCATGGAAAATCAAGAAGCTCTTTTAGTCGTAAAAAACGGAGATACATTATATACTCTGGAAAATCGGAAACTCTGGATCCATAAACAGATTTCTAAAATAAAGAGACAGCCACAGAAAATAACTGTCCATATCAAAATGGAAATGGATTCTAACATGTTGCGATATTtcacatcaaattttatttcaccgCATTCTACAGCTGTAAAATTTATGGAAGTTTATCCCCATCTAGACCATGAGAAAACTTTCTTTGATTTTCTGCAAAGAGATGATTATTGA